The Medicago truncatula cultivar Jemalong A17 unplaced genomic scaffold, MtrunA17r5.0-ANR MtrunA17Chr0c05, whole genome shotgun sequence DNA segment tagtGTCCTAATTTGTTGCATGCGTAGCAGGTGACTTGACTTTTGTCagtttctgttttcatgttttcttttcttgctgGAAGTTTCTTATGTTTTGATTGCTTTTTTGTATATTCTTTGAAGTTTTCTGGTGAGAAGAATGATTTGATCCTGATAGTCTTCTTCATCAAATTCCTGTTGTTGATTTTCAAGATGTATTTCTGCTTCTTGATTTTGCGATTCTTGAACTGTTTTGAGTGCAATCATTTTGCTTTTCTTCGAAGATTTGTCCTCTTGTAGAAGAACTTCGTGAGCCTTTAGAGATCCAATAAGATCTTCTGATTTAAGTTTGGTAAGATCTTTTGCTTCTGTTATAGCAGTTAAAATTTGTcttcaagattttggaagaCATCTTAGAATTTTTCTTACTCTGTCATGAATAGAAAAACTTGTTTCAAGGGATCGTAACTCATTTTTTATGACGGTAAACCTTCCAAACATTTCATCTATTGTTTCGGTTTCCTTcatttcaaataattcaaatttccGTACACCTATGTCAATTCTTGTTTCTCTCACATGACTAGTTCCTTCATGATGTATTTTTAGTGTATCCCAAATTTCTTTAGCAGTGTTGCATTCTTGTATTCTATCAAATTCTTCCCTGCTTAAAGCCATGGTTAGAAATAATTTAGCTTTAAAGTTTAATAGAACACGTTTACCTTCTTCTTCTGACCAATCTTCCTTTTTCTTGACATTTAGATCTTCATCATATGGAATGTAATTTCCTTCTTCTATTAGAGGCCACATATTATTATCTTGTGATCGTAGAAATAGTTCCATTTTGTCTTTCCAGTAATAGTAGTCTACTCCCTCAATGAGAGGTGGTCTGGTTGCAGATCATCCTTCGGACATGAACTTGACTTTagacatttttgtttttcctgGATTTTTTCTCGTACACTGTTAAGTGCTCAAATCTTAGAGGCAGtgctctgatgccaattgaagtaaaataatatcacaagaaacgggggtttgaattgtgatctAATAAAAATTACCAAATAAAAATTCTCAAGTAAATACTTGGATTTGGTTAGTGTGttagataatgaaataataatattatgaagTGTGTGATATTGTTTAAAGTAAAAGAGATAGGGAAAGAGAATATCACACACAAGAAGTTATCTTGGttcccccaatgtgggttagtccagtcCCCACAATACTATGAAATTATCCACTAGGTAGTTGAGCTATAACTTAATCTCAACTCCTCCTTTTCTTTTAGATCACTTACTTGATCTATACAATATCTTTCTTTTCACCCCTTGGGTTTTGCACTAGTTTCACTTACTAGATTTTTACAAATAACAATCACTAAACACTTTTAGTGATTCTTTTCAATATCTTTGCTTTTGTTATACAATGTTTTTGTTGCCTTTGTAAAGAACTCAAGTAAAAGAGTTGCTGTTGGATTTTTGCTGCTGCTTGTGATGAAAGAGCCTTTGAAATTTCTTGATGCTTTGAGAATCAAGTATGATTATATTTGCTTAATGACTCAATACCTTTCCTCTTTGCAAGCCCTTGTATTTATAGATGAATGGAGTCCCTTGCTGTAGTAACTAAAACACGCTCCTGAGGGTAGAATAGGAAGAGGAAAGTTTTGCCAAATCATCAAAGTGAAAAACTTTGTGAAAACTTGCTTGGCAGTTTGTTCTTGAAATTCTGAGAACGTTCTCAAAAATCTGCTTGGACAGCTTGCAATAAAGCGAATAGTACTATGCAGAAATGTGTTTGCTAGTTGGCCCACAAGCTTAGTTTTGTTTACTGCAAACACTTCACACGCCTTGGAGAGAAAGAAACAAGTACAAAGAGATTTGTCTTTATCCCATGCTTTTTAGCTTGATGTGTTGTCTCTTTCTTATTGGCTTGGAACTTCATTCTTGATGTGTTGTCTAATTCTTATGGgttcctttttgttttctcataggatatatatttatttatttctcttcatTCCTTTGAAGGtatatcataataaatatgttCCTTTTGTAGCATAGAACCTTTGATCCTTTTGTTCCATATTTCCACAAAGATTCTTAACACATTACTTCTTCTTAAAAGCCAAGATCTTCTATTTTGTCTTTGCTTGAGCTGATTTTGGCGTGGCATACCAAGAGTATTGTGATGAGCTTTGTTCTGAGAATGTTCTTGAAAATGTTTGCTTGTTTTTTAACCTATCTTTTAAATCACTCAAGAACACatgttaaataacaaataatctcagaattcatttaatataatttaaatgttttgttatcattaaaacaattttaaaggGATTTTTGGAATTTATCTCAACAACATGTGCCTCTCGTATTAGTGCAAAAATATTACTTTCAACATTGTTTTGCTACGATAGCCAAGTCAGTAAGCAGTTCAAGAGAGAATGCAGTTATATCATGGGTAAAAAGTGTCATACATGACCCAAGACTAAAAATGGGTATATATAGTGGGTAAGTAGAGTTTTGGCTGTCAAGCCTTCAGTTGGACAATTGTCTCTAAGGGGTCAGAAGTGACCATCAGGGTGTTTTGTAACATTTGATCCGGATTGGTAGGTTAGGATCTCTCGGTCCAGACCATGATCCAGTGAGATTTAGGACGTATCCATCGTATGATGTTGCCTGCTTTTAGGGCTCGGGTCGGACCCGGGTCTAATCGAATTGGTCCTTTGGCATGTCTGGAACAAATATCCATacattttatttcttcaaaatatccATACATTTTATTTCCTCAAAATATccatacattttatttataacaaaaaagttcatcacatttaataaaaacaagttcatttattgaaaaacataaataaagggTAATAATATTGGTTTATTTTAGAGGAGAATTGAATAGTCGCGTGATAATACTGTCGGTATAGtataaggttttttttattgctGAAGTTGAAAAGGGTAGTAAGATTATTTATGTAGTTTACTTAGTTGAAAAGGGTAGTAAGATTATCAATTGGAAAACACCTTTACCATGGATGATGTCCAATCGGCTCTTAGGACCAATGAGTTAACTaactttaaaaatttgaaagtgGATAGTTGTATGGAATTCTTGAATGTGTCAAGAAGAAGAGGTCAGAGTAAAGGGAAAGAGTCTAAATCATGGCGAAGATGTATTGACACGTTGAagtgtttcattttttaaaagacaagtCACTTCAAGAGAGAATGTCCTGTATTATAGGATAATGATGATTTCGTGCAAATTGCAGTTGGCGTAGAGGAGGATTTTGATGGTGCGGAGGCGCTATTGGTGACAAGTTGGGAACGAAAGGAGAGTTGGGCATTGAACTGTGGATGCTCCTTTCACATGTGTCCAATGAAAAAGGAATTATTTGAGACTATAAAGCTCGAACAAGGTGGAATTGTTCACTTTGAAAATAGTGAAGCTTGCAAGATTTAAGATATGAGTTGAGTTTGTCTTATGATGTTTGATGACAATAAGTTCCTTGCATGATATGAAGTATGTTCCTAAACTTGGGTGGAATTTATTATCAATAAGCATGTTTAATAAGTTATGCTATTGCACTAATATTTGTCATAACCCGATGCAAAAATTTCATTACCCCATGAAAATATACACACACCTCTGATCACAAATACCTctcaaacaacataacaaccTAAGATAAAGAATATATATCAGCTTATGaaattacaattattttaaaatagatataTCTTATCACATAAAATTTGAAGTATACATATATCTTATAAGTTACTGCGGGACCTTCCAAATGTAAGTAGCTTCTATAGAGAACAATTTTACTCGATAAAGTGTATAAAAGTGATCAtacataacatatattttttggtggtggtcggggtttgaaccccgaaccttgcatattttatgcattgtccataccaactgagttaagctcacaaggacATAGATAACATATATTGGTGGGTGAAGAATGTCACACTTATTTATATTATGGGCAATACACCAAATAATCTGAAATTACTTGGTTGTAGCAACCAGGACTCTTCTGGGAGGAAGGGAAGGCCTTCTACCATGAAGCAAAGCATAATTATCTAAGAAAAGAACATCTCCTTTCTCCCACTTGAATTGTATGCTCTCTTCTTCAATGATCTCTCCACACCTTTTCACTACATGTTCTGGAATCTCTGTTCCATCTGCCATTGTTGCTGAGCTAATCTCCTTTCCATGCATGCCTACAATTGTGTTAAACCAcattcttctcccttttcttccTTCAAATACTTTTGTTAAATTTCTTGGTCCAAGTATTGTCTTTAGCCCACCATTTGGAAGCCACTCTACATCCATTCCCAGACCTTTTGCCCTGTAATATGATATGTGTCGGACACCAATACAAACACAGACACCATTCAAACACTAACAAGTTAACATcgttaataatttaagaaaaataaaagtggtTGAATGTAATATGATATGTGTCGGACATCAGAGACACTTCCTTTAATCGGTGCAATATATTAATAACATCAAACTTAAGTAAATATTAGTTTATTTGAAGGGAAATTAAAATACCTTAACTCAGCTTCCTTGGGATCTGAGGTTCCAAAAGCATCCTCCCACCCTCTACCTCTCATGGAGGTTCTATCACTATTACTAGGAGCTGAAAATGAATACTTCAACCCTTTCTCTTCCATCTCTTTCACCTCTTCTGGGAACTCCTCAATCATCCTTTCTGTCACTCTGAAGCTTGGAACAAAAGGGGTCTCTCCTCCTTCAGGGGGAGGTATCTCACAGAACAGAATCACTTTCTTTGGATATTCCTTAATCTGATTAAAAAAAggcaaaataataattaatctatctatctataaaGGAAAACATGCTAATTATTAATTGGTCCAATTTTTACTATTTATCATTTCTTTTATTGAATTCAAATATATCTTCATTTATTTGGAAAGTTATTGAAGTTGCATGATTATGTAATTaagaaataagaacaaaaaaatatatcttataTAGACTGACAACAAATTAATTCACatatttacttttaatatttttttttttaataagatcACATCATCACTTTCTACCGTATTAGTGTGTGTCCAAATGTACATAAGACATGACATaatctgaatattttttgttttgaagtttgaagGAGACATAATCTGAATATGTTAATCGACTAATTTATCATTAAAAGAAGTATATTCAGAGAATCTTTTCAACCATTATTTATTGACTTCAaactacatatatttttaaatcaaatttacAGTGAGCTCATATATGTGATGTTATGATGTTGGGCCATGATAGAAAGCATGATGGAATTGGATCTTCCCATTGGTGTAAGAGCAACAACATGAATGAACTGATagtttgcaacaaaaaaaacactaaagaaAAACTTTTTGGAAAGACTTATTTGACGTAATTCTTTGATCATTAGTTCCACAATAACCGGCCTAGTTGCACATCATCATTATTGAACAAAGATATTTTAGGAAAAATACTATTATCTCTAGTTCACTTGAACTGTTTTAATTTGAATGGATTTGACAAACATGTCCAATGTTATGTGACAAAGAGGGAGTTATGACTTTGATGATGACAtgataatactaataataataaggcttaattgcacatttaatccttccatttttaccggctcacgaaaatggtcatgtctctttcaaatcgaacaaaatcgttcATAAACTATCatattttttgcagttttagtcataCCCCCTATTTTCACCTCCAAAAACGCACAGTTCACCGTCTGCAACAAGCTCTAACAATTCACCAGCATCCAAAATTCTCATTTTAGCGTGGACTTAAGCCTCTAAACAATGATGGTGAACTATTGGAGCTTGTTGCAGACGGTGAACTGTGCGTTTTTGGAGGTGAAAATAGAGggtaggactaaaactgcaaaaaaacgATAGTTTAGAGAGACGGTTTTGTTCGATTTGAAAGAGGCAGGATCATTTTCGTGAGCTGGTAAAAATGCGAGGatcaaaatgcaattaagcctaataataataataacaacttacCAAAACCATTTCATGGTGATAGTAAATGAACTCTGAGAGAGGACCTTCATTAGCAGTCCATATCATTTTGTAAATATGTGTACGAGGTGCTGGTCCAACATACCTAATATCTTCCCATCCAAATGTTTCAACAATATCATTAAAGTCCTCAGCCTTGTTAACATCAAAACCTCTGAGAAGAACAGCACTGTTCTTTATTATCATTTCCTCAAACCATTCTTTATTCTTATTAAGACCTAAGAGCAAAGACTCCAAATCACTCTTGTTTGCCTCACGAGGTTGTAGTACCAATGGAAGTGTTTCTCCATCCACTATTTTCTCTCCTTCACACTTTCCCACCTTGAACTCCTTGCAACTAAATTCCATcttaatttcaatatctatTATGATGTTAAGTTAGATTTGATTATTTGTGATTAGCTTCCATAGACTTgtatgtatatttatatatgaatataaaatgtTGGTATTGACATTTGCTATGCTAAAATGACAAGAGGCTGCCTTTGTCATTGGCCCATTTTTGTCCTCACCTACTTGTTCAAATGTTTTGTATGGAATATACGtgggttaatttttttatttgtctattaatctttaattttctgtttttatatttaattgtaaaattgGGGCCGACTAATATTAGTAAATGTTAataaaatatagggttaataggtctttactcCCTTATAGTACAGGCAATTTACGGTTTTCtcctctgtaaaaaaaaaaaaaattgatttaccttctgtaaaaaaaaattgttttgatttacccctctaataggccaaacaaaaacgaaaatttcttgaaaaaaaattggtttttgtttgccCTATTAgtgggtaaatcaaaacaatttttgtttacagggtaaatcaaaaaaatattttacggaGAAAAACAGGAAAtgacagggggtaaagacctattaactctaaaatatattatttttgtgtttttatttttttattaacggcGGTAAAGTTCCACTTTAGAAAATTCATAGGCTCATATTAGAGGGAGTAATTTACACCATTAAGGTACATGCCAAAATAATTGACATGACCAATTAATAATCCGTAAAGGTCCAACACAAAAGTCTTAATCATCCTAAACAATGCTTGAAGCTCTTAGAATATTGATGCCACCTAATTTCATACTTTTGATTTCATCGCCGATTGATTCAATCTAGGATCatcaaacattaattaaattgaaaggAAAGACAAATCCATAAGAGCCTTGTCTTTTTCTACTAATTGGTGGATTCTCTagttttcaatttgatttgaatAATTGCAGTGGGTTTGAGTATCCTTATATTCATATAGTAATAAATCACTTCGCTTATAAAAAAGGAAAGACTAATAagtaggcttaattacacttttggcctcctatttttataaaagttgcgattttagtCACCCtgattaattaaaatacaaaacagcctgtatgtattggatctttggcagtttcgGCCCCAatgccacttttgacttagtctttgCTGTTGTGGCACCCACAATggtcgacacgtggcacctcacttaagggatgtgggtgccacgtcagcgaagactaagtcaaaagtggcattgggggccaaaactgccaaagatccaatacatacgatgctgttttgtattttaattagttagaagaccaaaatcgcaacctttgaaaagatagggaggccaaaattgcaattaagcctaataagTATTCTTGGGGTATACTAATTGGAGTATTTATAAACGGGTCATGTTAtaatactttttcttttaaaaaaaaatgacatgctaataaatatttaatggCACTtgataggaaaataaaaaagaaataagtgATAGATTTTAGATAGAAAAAGTCAGGTTAGGTGTTAAATGTAtcatttttaagataattttttaaacaacccacttgggttgggtTGACCTGTTGGTATTGGCTTGAgatctgggagtgtgctcctcctcgaggtCAGGTTCGATTTTCTTCGGTGTCAATTtgagtgggctaatttagctttttaaaaaaaaaaaaaaatttaactttttattaagggctctaaaaactttttttttttcggttcTCTAAAGATATTTATTAGcatttctctttatttaaaaatgaatatgcAAGTATGATCTTGAAGGCAATCATCAATACATTGAAGTTAAAAATTGATCTTTTtcacataatattttttcctttgtaaaaaactaaatatacaAGTACTCTATCCGTCTCAAATTAGGTGTATTAATTGTTTCCTAATGTTCTTTTATAAAAACCTTTCAGTGATTCAATTTCAAACATTATTTGAACAAGTAGGTTAGGATCTGGTGCCTGAGATACCCTCTCAGAATCTGCACCTTTCTCTTCTTTTCTGGTCTACTTAACCATATAAGTTTTGGACAGCCTATTCAGACTTTAAGCTACCATACAATCAACCTTTATAACCTAAAAAGGATTAATGAAGGTTTAAAAGTGTTTACACAATTGTTCTGGTAATCTTgatcttttacataaaaatcaaTGACCTCTCAAGGTTTGGTCAGGTTCTTGTTGATATATAGTTTGGTCTGACAATGACCTAAGCTCTATTAGATTCGCTCGCGCTTTGTACCAGTCAATATCGAGTATGCTACTTCTAGTAGAATACAAACCAATTCAAAAGTTTGCGAGTATCCTAAAAATATAAAGTGAAATAAAAGAATGACTAAAAAATGAACAGAATAAATCTGTTATGTGTGGTTTCTATTCTTGCTGCTGCTATACACCGAAATAGCTATAATCTATGGTACAAAAAAGCAGACCAAAAAGTAAGCTCTGTACAAAAAACTCCATCCATCATCAGATTTGGTTAGTAGAACTCTCTCTGATGCTGTTAGTTTTAGCTGCTAAGCGAGCTGTTGGGCCGACAGTGGTTGGACGCAAGGATCGCTGTCGTACCATATGGCAGAATTCGGGATCATTTGTCTTCCCCTCATACCTTATCCATTGTATCATCTCATGATAAAATGGAAAGAACTGCATCTTGATTGCCGAGTAAGACAAATATGGTATGAGTGTTGAGATCACCACAAACAATGTCACGATCCAATACGAAGGAGATGACGCAAGAGTTTCCATGAATACTTTATAAGCAATTGTGGAAACTCCAGGAGGGATCGTGCCGTACACTATGATGAAAAGGTACCATACAGCAATGGTTCCACATATGAAAACATGTTGAATTAAGGTAAAGTAATTTATGGCAAGAGCCATCTGCAAGTTCACAACCCAAACTACACATGTATACATAGTTGCTCCGAGTATTTCCCTCCCAGCAGTTCTCCCTGCCTTATCATATGCTTGATTCTCCATTGCTTTTGTGCAGAAGAAGAATATTATTATGGCACTGATAAAGCCATTAAGCATCCAACTTAGTATCCTCCTCCAGCTAAACAGAACATTTTGTACACCTTCTTGATATAATATAGGAAACTGGCCACATGATACACAAATAACTAGGAATTATCATCAGGAATGGAAAACACAAATTTACATTTCAACTGACATTTGATGTAAGgatattttagcctatattgATTTCAAGTGACACAAATTCAATTAGGTTTATAGTTTAAGTTggtcttttctctctcttttgaaACGGCtaaatgttagtaattagttgttaggTTAGTATTTTTCTCATTCGTCTGGGTTTGATCCCGGGACTTCCAACTTCTTTAACCCGTAGCTCAAATCAGTTGAGATACCCCAACCCCCCAGTTTAAGCTTGGTCTAATGAAGGCAAGATGTAATCGTAtgaataagtaaaataatagtgcaaattttgatttcatAACCATTATTAGAAACATCGCAGCGTATTATATGGTGAAGATCGAGCTTACTTTCAGACAGTACCGAGCAGATACATCCTGGTCAAAGACTCCAAGGGCAACCACGGGAAGTGATGAAAAGAAGACGTTATATAAAGACATAAACCAGTCATTGTATTCAGGCTGTCCAGAGAATGATGTACACGCTTCATACAAGAATAGAGTAAACCCAAAGGCGATATTCTTGTAGAAAAAGTAGCATATCTGTCGAAGCAATAATGaagaaattaataacaaaatcaaacaagTAATATATAGAATGTTGAAATCCAACAAAGAGTAGCAATGTACCATTGATGTGATCCTCCGGTAACACCAATGTCCATGTACAAGAAGTAACCTTTCCAAATAACGGAACTGTGCGATTGCAATATCACTAGACATAACAGCCTAGAGGTGAATGAGTAACAAAAAGGTTGTTACAAAATAATACGATGAAGCAAAACCAAATAAACGAACACAACAAAACTAGTTTATACCTGCATTCCTTCAACGCCACTGATTCCAACCCCTATATCTGCTTCTTGAAGCATTCCAACATCATTAGCTCCATCACCAATAGCTAATGTAGTTTTACCAGTTCCAGATTTGACCAGTCTAGTAACCTTTAAGGGAAGAAACAATGAAGAGTATTATTTAAAATCTAAACAGAATTAAATTACtattagaaacaaaacaaaaagataacTCGATGTTGAATAGATGGAACATACTAGTGCTTTCTGCTTTGGCGATGATCGGCAGCAGATAACAGATGCACAATGAATTGCAAGATCTAGAAACTTGTCTTTCATATTATCCTCTAAAGCATAAGCAAGTGATTTTCCATCAGTAATTAGAGCAAATGCTTGCTCAGAGGTTCCGCTAGAGGCAGCAAGCTGTTTAGCACCTTCAGATATCTGATGCCGGATATTTTCCCTCGAAGCCTGAAACATGAGTCAGCATAATGAAATAACAGTTTCTCTAAGATATTTACACACCAATCAATCCTTTCCATTCTAAGCATCAAAGCAcataagaaagaaagagaatgcATTCAccaacatttattttctttgaaactATGGTGAATAATGTCTTCTACTGgaaatttgaaattattaatATCTTTATATCAAGcgtttttgtttgtaaaaataGGGTGCAAGAATCTGTGAGTTCAAATTTTTCAGAATATAAATGATCTTATTATATTGAAATATTGTAATGGTAAGACGACCATTTTATTAAGATGTAAAATACTTATGAAACTACATCGACGAAAAGGTTTATATTGAATTTACCTTTGCAATAGCTCTCTTGTCTCCAGCCTTCTCCAATGCTTGAATTTCTGGACTCTCCAACTGAATTATAAGCTGCTTCATTCCTTGTCTAAGCAAACTACAAGCAAAACTGCAATTGAATATCGATGTCAGACACCTTGATAAGTAATCTGCATGCCAAAATTAAtttagaaaaggaaaaatcaCAATATTATACCCAATGTTAATGGCGGTCTCCATTTTATCACCGGTAAGAACCCATATCTTGATTCCAGCTTGAGCAAGCTTGTCAATGCATTCAGGAACCTAGAAAAACAACGAGAGGAATCATTTCAAGTTCTGTTCCAACATCCTTTCATGTAATCCGTTCTCTCCAAACTAAACTCACCCCATTTTGGAGCTTGTCCTCTACTGCAGTGGCACCAAGAAGGATTAGATTACTCTCAATCATATCTGATGCCTCATCTATCATTGTTTCCCGATCTGCGCTAACTGAATTTTTTGCTCGAGAAAATTCACTATCAAACTCCTGGTACTGCACTTCGTCAAGTTCACGATATGCCAATATCAGGGTCCTTAAACCTTCGTCGGCATATTCATGCACATCTTCCAAGGTTTTCTCTTTGTGTTCCCTCCCATCCTTGGCAAGTCTTTCAAACATGACACTGCATGCATGCAAAGGTTATAAGATCTCCAAAATACTGAGGTCTGAAGACATTTTAATTACATACCTGTCAGCACCTTTACACAGCAGCAAAATTTTCCCTTCTTCGTCTTTCACTATCACTGACATTCGCTTCCTTGTGCTATTAAATTCCAGCACATTCAGAAGTGTGTAAATCCTGCAAAAACTAGTTAGTTAGTAATTCAGCATTACTTGAAGAGGTGAGTTCCAAAAAGCAGCGCCTAATTTCAAAGACCGTAACAAAATAGTAAATGCATATGCAAAGTAAAAAGGATGGCCAAGACAAAAAGTGTTTAACCCCTTTTTATCCacattatccaaaaaaaaaaaagagtttcttCCACCTTTAGTCAACTATACATATTCACCTATTCTACAAGAAAATTTGGTCTACTTGGTCAGTTACTTCAGAGAGTTGAAAAATATTAAGTCGAGCGAGACTCACAGGTGCAGCTATAAGCTATCGGCTAGACCAGAAGAAGATGTAcaagttacaacttacaagcaCATTTTATTGAAAACTAACAGGTTTCTTGCCCGAGACAACTTAGCATGCAATAGTTCTTGTTTTTCTGAAGACAAATTCAGCCtaaaacatatatagttgactAGCACAGAGAAATGAAACAGTCAAATTTTTAGTTACTAAAACTTACAAGAAATTTTTTACGGAACCGACCTTTCAACTTTTTCACCAGAAACTGGATCCAATTCATACATTGATAAACTAGTTTGAGTTCTTTTATAGAATTCAAAACCAATTTCTCTCGCAGTAATTACAAATGCTGCTTCATCAGGAGATTCGGCTTCGTAAGATACATTTCCTGCATCATCATCCACTTCTGGTATGGCTGTATGGCAAATTGCCAACAAGTGAAAAAACTTTTGGATAATATCTGCATAAGGCTCATTAACCCAATTTCCATTCATTATCCTTTCATCTGTAAAGTTAAAACCTTTGACAGGTAATGGTTCTATTCTAATGGGAGAATCTGTGATGTCATTAATTAAAGAAGAATCATTTCCTGTGTTCATGGCCCTCTCGACCTCCGTAACACAACGGCCGTAAGCTACTCCAGCAATGGAACATTTAATAAACTCCATTGAGTTGCAAGTGAGAGTTCCAGTTTTATCAGAAAGtattgtgtcaact contains these protein-coding regions:
- the LOC25479703 gene encoding putative phospholipid-transporting ATPase 9, yielding MKTKLHLSKIYSFACWRPSFNREHSHIGERGYSRVVFCNEPESFEEGIKKYADNSVSSTKYTLATFLPKSLFEQFRRVANFYFLVTGTLSFTKLAPYTAVSAILPLVVVIGATMVKEGIEDWRRKKQDIEVNNRRVKVHQGHGTFEYTEWKNLKVGHIVKIMKDEFFPADLILVSSSYEDAICYVETMNLDGETNLKLKQGLEVTCYLHQDFEFGDFRASIKCEDPNANLYSFVGSMEFKDQQYALSAQQLLLRDSKLRNTDYIFGVVVFTGYETKVVQNSTDPPSKRSKVEKKMDKIIYLLFCMLFFMAAIGSTFFGITTRDDLDDDDGVIKRWYLRPNNSTIFFDPKRPFVAALFHFLTALMLYGFFIPISLYVSIEIVKVLQSIFINQDIHMYYAQTDKPAYARTSNLNEELGQVDTILSDKTGTLTCNSMEFIKCSIAGVAYGRCVTEVERAMNTGNDSSLINDITDSPIRIEPLPVKGFNFTDERIMNGNWVNEPYADIIQKFFHLLAICHTAIPEVDDDAGNVSYEAESPDEAAFVITAREIGFEFYKRTQTSLSMYELDPVSGEKVERIYTLLNVLEFNSTRKRMSVIVKDEEGKILLLCKGADSVMFERLAKDGREHKEKTLEDVHEYADEGLRTLILAYRELDEVQYQEFDSEFSRAKNSVSADRETMIDEASDMIESNLILLGATAVEDKLQNGVPECIDKLAQAGIKIWVLTGDKMETAINIGFACSLLRQGMKQLIIQLESPEIQALEKAGDKRAIAKASRENIRHQISEGAKQLAASSGTSEQAFALITDGKSLAYALEDNMKDKFLDLAIHCASVICCRSSPKQKALVTRLVKSGTGKTTLAIGDGANDVGMLQEADIGVGISGVEGMQAVMSSDIAIAQFRYLERLLLVHGHWCYRRITSMICYFFYKNIAFGFTLFLYEACTSFSGQPEYNDWFMSLYNVFFSSLPVVALGVFDQDVSARYCLKFPILYQEGVQNVLFSWRRILSWMLNGFISAIIIFFFCTKAMENQAYDKAGRTAGREILGATMYTCVVWVVNLQMALAINYFTLIQHVFICGTIAVWYLFIIVYGTIPPGVSTIAYKVFMETLASSPSYWIVTLFVVISTLIPYLSYSAIKMQFFPFYHEMIQWIRYEGKTNDPEFCHMVRQRSLRPTTVGPTARLAAKTNSIRESSTNQI
- the LOC25479704 gene encoding clavaminate synthase-like protein At3g21360, whose product is MEFSCKEFKVGKCEGEKIVDGETLPLVLQPREANKSDLESLLLGLNKNKEWFEEMIIKNSAVLLRGFDVNKAEDFNDIVETFGWEDIRYVGPAPRTHIYKMIWTANEGPLSEFIYYHHEMVLIKEYPKKVILFCEIPPPEGGETPFVPSFRVTERMIEEFPEEVKEMEEKGLKYSFSAPSNSDRTSMRGRGWEDAFGTSDPKEAELRAKGLGMDVEWLPNGGLKTILGPRNLTKVFEGRKGRRMWFNTIVGMHGKEISSATMADGTEIPEHVVKRCGEIIEEESIQFKWEKGDVLFLDNYALLHGRRPSLPPRRVLVATTK